ATGAAGGTTTAGGAAGTGCTGAAGTGGCTTCAAAAAGAGAAGAATTAGATTCTGTTATTGCTTTACAAACCACGGATTGGAAGACTATCTATGAGTTTTTAAAACTTGAGGCCCGTTCGGCTTCGATTACTCGTAAAACCAACGAAACTGATATCTACATCAACTTAAATCTTGATGGAACTGGGAAGAGTAAAATAGAAACCGGAATTGCCTTTTTTGATCATATGCTAGACCAAATTGCTCGTCACGGACAAATGGACCTTGAAATTTTAGTAAAAGGAGATCTTGAGGTCGATGAACACCACACGATTGAAGACACTGCAATTGCACTTGGTGAGGTCTTTGCCAAAGCTTTAGGTAACAAATTAGGTATTGAGCGTTATGGTTTCTGCTTGCCAATGGATGATTGTTTATCGCAAGTTGCTATAGATTTTGGAGGTAGAAACTGGTTGGTTTGGGAAACGGAATTTAAACGTGAAATGGTTGGTAAAATGCCTACTGAGATGTTTTTCCATTTCTTTAAATCTTTCTCGGATGGTGCCAAAGCAAACATCAATATTAAAGCTGAAGGAACTAACGAACACCACAAGATAGAAGCTATCTTTAAAGCTTTTGCAAAAGCAATAAAAGTGGCTGTAAAACGTGATACTGAGAAAATGATTTTACCAAGTACAAAGGGAATGTTGTAAGCCCCCTAGCCCCCGAAGGGGGGACTAAATTGTAAAAGAATCAAACATGAATAAAAATAAAACAGAATCAGTTTCAACTCCCCCTTCGGGGGCAGGGGGGATTGTAATTATAAATTACGGCGCAGGAAATATTCAAAGTATAATCTTTGCCATTGAAAGGCTGGGATTTAAAGCAGTTTTAAGCAATAATCCTGACGAAATACTAGGAGCGGATAAAGTTATTTTCCCTGGAGTTGGCGAGGCAAGCTCGGCAATGAAAATGTTAATTGAAAGCGGTTTAGATACTTTGGTACCTAAATTAAAGCAACCCGTTTTAGGAATTTGCTTAGGAATGCAATTAATGTGTAAATCGACAGAAGAAGGAAGCACATCGGGATTAGGAATTTTTGATGTTGATGTAATCAAATTCACCCCTGCGGTAAAAGTGCCTCAAATGGGATGGAATACTATTTATAATTTGCAATCGCCTTTATTTACTGGAATTAGCGAAAACGAATATATGTATTTGGTACATAGTTTTTATGCTCCACTTTGTAAAGAAGCAATTGCAACAACAAATTACGAAGTAGAATACGCATCGGCATTACAGAAAAATAATTTTTATGGAACTCAATTTCACCCAGAAAAAAGTGGTGATGTCGGAGAGAAAATCCTTGGGAATTTTCTAAAAATCCCCCTAGCCCCCAAAGGGAGAACACAGTAGAGATAAAGAAATAATAATAATAATAATAATAACATAAACCCTATTTACCCCTAATAGGAATTCCCCTTTCGGGGGCTAGGGGGAGAATATGAGAATAATACCAGCCATAGATATCATAGAAGGAAAATGTGTTCGCTTATCTAAAGGGGATTACAATACCAAAATTATATACAATGAAAATCCGCTTGAAGTAGCTAAATCATTTGAAGCGCATGGAATAGAATACCTACATTTAGTTGATTTAGATGGGGCAAAATCAAGCCAAATTGTGAATTATAAAATTCTAGAACAAATTGCTACTAAAACCAGTTTAAAAATTGATTTCGGCGGTGGATTAAAATCAGATACCGATTTAAAAATTGCTTTCGAAAGTGGTGCAAATCAAATTACTGGTGGAAGTATTGCAGTTAAAAACAGAGAATTATTCGAAAAATGGATTGCAGAATATGGGTCGGATAAAATAATCCTTGGAGCCGATGCTAATAATGAAAAAGTAGCTGTTTCAGGTTGGTTAGAAGATTCAGATGAAGATTTAATTCCGTTTATTCAGAATTATCAAAGCAAAGGAATTCAATACGTGATTTGTACTGATATCGCCAAAGACGGAATGCTCGAAGGTCCTAGTTTTGATTTATATGCAAAAATTTTAGAAGAATGTAATGTCAAATTGAGCGGAATCGAGATTAAACTAATCGCTTCTGGCGGAATTTCAACTTTTGACGAATTACCCAAACTAGCTGAATTAGGTTGCGAAGGAACAATTATAGGAAAAGCAATTTATGAAGGAAGAATTTCATTAAAACAACTTGAAAACTATGTATTAAGTAGTAATTATTAAGGATGAAGTATGAATGAGAACAAAGATGTTATAAAGAGTAAAAGTTTTTCTTTTGCAATAAGAATAGTTAACTTTTATAAAATATTAAATAGTAGAGGTGAATATGTCATGAGTAAACAAATACTCCGATCTGGAACTTCTATTGGAGCAAACATAAGAGAGGCTAAAAATGCGGAAAGCAAAGCTGATTTTATCCATAAAATGGGAATTTCTCAAAAAGAAGCAGATGAAACTTTATACTGGTTGGAGCTTTTACATGCGACGGATTATATTTCGCAAGAAGAGTTTTTAAGCATGAACAATGATGGAATTGAAGTTTTAAAATTGGTAAAAAGCATTATAATAAGTGCTAAAAGCAATCTTAAAAAAACTTAATACTTCATCCTTAATAATTAATACTTAACATAAATGCTTGCAAAAAGAATCATTCCTTGTCTTGATATCAAGAATGGAAGAACTGTAAAAGGCGTAAATTTTGTAGATTTACGTGATGCTGGAGATCCAGTTGAATTGGCAAAAATATACTCAGATGAAGGCGCCGATGAATTGGTTTTCCTTGATATTTCGGCAACCGAAGAAAGAAGAAAAACCTTGGTTGACTTAGTTCGAAAAGTAGCTTCTACAATTAATATTCCGTTTACTGTTGGCGGTGGAATTTCATCTGTAGAAGATGTTGCTATTCTACTAAATAATGGAGCTGATAAAGTATCAATTAATTCTTCTGCTGTAAAAAATCCGCAGTTGATTAATGATTTAGCGCAGAAATTTGGAAGTCAATGTGTGGTTGTCGCAATCGATGCCAAACAAATTAACGGACAGTGGATTGTACATTTAGTTGGTGGAAAAGTTCCAACAGAATTAAATTTATTCGATTGGGCTGTAGAAGTTGCACAACGTGGCGCAGGTGAAATACTGTTTACATCGATGGATAATGATGGTACAAAAAACGGATTTGCAAACGAAGCTTTGACTAAACTTTCAGAACTGGTTAATATTCCGATAATTGCATCGGGTGGAGCAGGAAATATCCAGCATTTTATTGATACATTTAAAGAAGGAAAAGCTGATGCTGCATTGGCTGCAAGCGTGTTTCACTTTAAAGAAATTGAAATTAAAACCTTAAAACAAACCCTAAAAAATAACAATATAGAAATTCGAATCTAGTTTTTCATTTAAGACTTTCGACTTTAGAACCTTCAACTAAATATTATGAATATAGATTTTTCAAAAAATAACGACGGGTTAATCCCAGCAATAATTCAAGATAGCGAAACTAAAAACGTTTTGATGTTGGGTTATATGAATGAAGAAGCCTACCAAAAAACAATAGAAACTCAAAAAGTTACATTTTATAGCCGTACAAAAAAACGATTGTGGACAAAAGGAGAGGAGAGCGGTAATTTTTTGCACCTAAAAAGCATCAAAAACGACTGCGATAATGACACTTTGCTAATCCTAGTACAACCTGAAGGACCTACCTGTCACACTGGTGCCGATACATGCTGGCAAGAAGAAAACAAGCAAGATTATGGATTTATCTCAAACCTTGAAAACACTATTAAATCAAGAAGGGAAAATGCCGATTCAGAGAAAAGTTATGTCGCTTCATTATTCAAATTGGGCATCAATAAAATTGCTCAGAAAGTAGGTGAAGAAGCGGTAGAAGTAGTTATTGAAGCAAAAGACGATAATGATGACTTATTCTTGAGTGAAAGTGCCGATTTATTGTTTCATTATCTTATTCTATTGCAAGCAAAAGGATTTCAATTGAACGATGTTGTAGATGTCTTGAAAAACCGCCAGAAATAAATTACTCAACAAACTCAAAAGTTTTAAACTGGTTAGGTTGATGAAATCCATATTCAGAACCACTATAAGGAGAAATTGCCTGATATTCGGTTTTATTACCATAATCAATTCTAAAAAGATTGCCTTTCCATTTTGTACCAACAACTGGAGTTACAAATCCTGAATCTTTAATAGAAATCAGACTAGAAAACGGAATCATAATTTCGACATCATAACCGTCAGTAGTAATTTTACTGGCGGTTTTCATTCCTAAAATATCCAATGAAATATCAGTATCCCAACCACCGCATGAAGGCGAGATACAATGAATAATCATATCATAATTACTCGAAAAAGCATTCACACCAATCTCTATATAATTTTGAGAATCTCCATCGGGATCTAGAAACAATTCGACTAAATCATCAGTTCTAAATAATTGTGTATCATTCTTTTTGGCTGAGCCAATAATCTTAGAATCTTTACTATTATAGGCTAGATATAAGTTTGAATTATCCCAAGAAAGAGAAACGTAGGTTTCCTGCGTAGCTTTTAATCCAGAATTATGAATAACAAATGGCCCAATGAAAGGCGTCTTCCAATCGGATAAATCTCCATCAATGGATAAAGAATGTATTATTCTATGAATAGGAAAAGTTTGAGATTGTGACGAGAAAGAAATACAAAAACATACAACATAAAAAAAACGGGGGAGCTTCATCACTTGAATTATAGTTTATACTGCACTAAAATAACAAGAATTATTAGATATTAATAAATTAAAATCAAATTAGCTTGAATTTAATTCGATTGGTTACATTTGTTGAAATAAAAATTTTACCAGAAAATTAACGACAATCCAAAACTACAATTCATGAAAAAATGTTTTAGCGCTATTTTTTTCGCTGCATTTATTTTTAATTATGCAGGTGCACAAGGACTACTTAACAAGTCCGAAACTACCTTTACAAGACAAGATACCTTACGTGGCAGTATTACCAAAGAAAGAGCTTGGTGGGATTTAAAATACTACCATTTAGATGTAAAAGTAAATCCAAAGGACAGCACAATTACGGGATCAAACACCATTAGATATACCGTTTTAAAGGATTACAACAAAATGCAAATCGATTTGCAACAACCAATGGATATCTACAAAGTAATCCAAGATGGAAAAGAATTAAAATTTGAAAGAGAAGGAAATGCATTTTTCATTCAATTAATTGCAAATCAAAAAGTAGGTGAGGTAAAAGAAGTAAAAGTCTTTTTTGGAGGAAAACCTAAAGTTGCTGTGCGACCACCTTGGGACGGAGGTATTACATGGAGAAAAGATAGTAATGGAAATGATTTTATCGCTTCATCATGTCAAGGATTAGGAGCAAGCGTTTGGTGGCCAAATAAAGATCATATGTATGACGAGGTCGAAAATATGCTTATTAGTGTAAATGTTCCTGGGCATTTAACTGATGTTTCTAATGGACGTTTGCAAAGTATTAAAAAAGAAAAAGACGGTACAAAAACCTTTAATTGGTATGTTGCAAATCCAATTAACAATTATGGCGTAAACATAAACATTGGAGATTACGTTAATTTCTCTGAAAAATACAAAGGAGAAAAAGGCGATTTAGATTGTAATTATTACGTTTTAAGAGAAAATTTAGCGAAAGCTAAAATACAATTCAAAGATGCCCCAAGAATGCTCAAAGCATTTGAACATTGGTTTGGTCCTTATCCATTTTACGAAGACAGCTATAAATTAGTTGAAGCACCTTATTTAGGAATGGAACACCAAAGTAGCGTAACATATGGTAATGACTATAAAAACGGATACAAAGGACGTGATTTGAGCGGAACTGGTTGGGGGTTAAAATTTGACTTTATCATTATTCATGAATCTGGACACGAATGGTTTGCTAACAATATCACTTATAAAGATATTGCTGACATGTGGATTCATGAAAGTTTCACTAACTATTCAGAAAGTCTGTTTGTAGAATACTATTACGGTAAAGATGCAGGTGCAGAATACGTGAGAGGATGCAGAAAAAACATCAATAACGATAAACCTATAATAGGTAACTACGATGTAAATAACGAAGGTTCTGGAGATATGTATCATAAAGGAGCAAATATGCTACACACGATACGCCAAATTATAAATAACGATGAAAAATGGAGAGGTATTTTAAGAGGCTTAAACAGTACCTTTTATCATCAAACAGTTACAACAGAACAAGTAGAAGGTTACATAAACAAAGAGGCTGGAATGAACTTAACACCTGTTTTTAATCAATATTTAAGAACAACAATGGTTCCAACATTAGAGTATTTCTCTGTTGATAATAAATTAACATACCGTTGGGCAAATGCAGTAGCGGGTTTTGATATGCCAATCAAAGTTACCTTGAATGGAGTTGAAACTTGGTTAAAACCAAAAACAGAATGGACTAATCTTAAAGTAAATTCTAAGATTACTGATTTAAAAATAGACCTTAATTTTTATGTTGCTGAATTAAACATCACTAAATAAATTAATTATTCAAACATTACCAAAGGCTTCCGATATTTAACGGAAGCCTTTTTTGTTGGTTATAATTAAGATTAAACTCTTTTATTTATTTCACTTCAATAGAACAAAAACAACTAGTACAATTTTATTTTTTGTCAATTTCATTATACTTATGATTTATTTATTTAATTTAGATAATCATAAACGTTTAACTATAAGGTAATTAAACAAAAAAGCGTAATCCGAAAAGCTGACGAGTAGGAAAATTAAATCCCTAAATTATGAAAAATTTAAAAAACCTAACAAACTTTGAAATTGTATCTAGTAATGCTCAAAAATCTATATTCGGAGGTGCACGTCTGCCTTATGTAAATCCTACAATCGGCTTATGCGATCGCCTTTGTGGTGAAGGAGGAGGAGTGTTATCAAATACTCCAGGTAAAGGTGACGTTTGCTTGCAAGGAACATCAACTTGTTGTTATTGCAGATAAAATATAACAAAAGGCTTCCAGTTTGGAAGCCTTTTTGCTTTTCTACCGATGCATTGAAGTAACCATATAGACATATAGTTAACCATCAAAAAAATAATATCCATATCGCTCACGCCATGTTTATATATTTATTTGAAATTTCGTTTTATAAAACCCCAACAGGGATGATTGGGTTAACAAGCAGCTAATATAAATCACTTCACAGTGGATCACAATTCAAAAATTGTATATACTTTCATTCTTAACCAAACAAAATTATCTATTAATAAGTTTTGCTTTTTCTCTCATGATATCAGCAATTTTACGATTCTCAATTTTACTCTCAAGCCAAGAAATAATGTCTAGATACAAAAAAGCTCTTTTTTCGTAGGTGTTTTTTTCTAACTCAATAAAGCGCTCTCGCATCTTTATAAATTCCTTCTTAATATCGTTAGGATAAAAATTATTCAAATTCTTTAAGAACTTAATAATCTCTTTCTGCACTTCGTGTAAGTCATTCATCTTTAATAAAAACTTATACGTGTTCTTTAATTGATTCTCCAAATAATAGTCTTTCCCTAATTCGTAATGAACAATGAGACATAATATTCGAGAGAAACACATTAAATCTTCTCGCATCGAAAGATTTTTATTATTTATAATTTTTTCCAAATAAAAGATAGATTCATTGTACTTCTCATTACCGAAATAAATACAAGCAATTTTATAAAAGAACAACATTTCATGATGCTCATCAAGATGTTCGTTATGCAACTTTATTTTATCTAAAATTTCAGGAATTAAATATTCGCTTTCAGCAAAAGAAGCATCAAGAATATGATAATTTAGTTTATTGTTATACAAATACAAGAACGATAAGGAAGCAACATTATCATTAACTGGAAAACGAGGATCATTAATAGTTTCTTCTAACAAATTCAAATATTTCTTGAAATTAGACTTATATTTTAGCATATAAAGTGACTCCAAGAAATAATTATTCCCTTTTAAAAAGAAAACTGGATTCAGGTAAATCATATTTGGATTATCATAAAATAAGGTAACCCATTTATAAGAATATTTATAGCTAGCTAAAAAATCCTGAACCAAGAAACTACGCCATAAATTGGCATTATAAAACCAATATTTTTCACGGAAACCAAACTTACTTTCGTCTAATTTAGCAATATGTTTATTAAAATAGTCATCAATATATTTGTATTCATCATCACTCTTTACATACCCAGTTTTCAGCATTATACCGTATAACTGCAATGATAAATTAGAAAGTTTACTAGAAATTGTATTGCGATAATTTAATTCTTTAGCCTGAATTACTAATTCATCTGCGCGTCCTTGAATACTTCGTGTGATATATTGAGACTCGATTAGTTTCTCGAACTCAACAATTTCATACGCCATGTATTTTTCGTCGTTCTCTAATGCTTGTAACTTGGTTTTATCCAAAATCTTCAAACTTTGTTTGTACAAACCTTTATTGTATAGGATGGCAGCGAAATCAATTTGCTCACGCAGTTGATAACGAATGTTTTGACTAGGAATATTCAAACGAATACTAACCAAAATCTGTTTGTATAAATACGATTTCAGATTAGATAATTGCACTTTTTTAATAATTCCACTTTTCAAAATGAGCTTCTCGTCATAGACTTCAGATTTGTCTAAAATATTAAAAAGTTCGATAAATTTTGTATTTGAGCTCGTCTCTAATCGACTAGCAAAAATCTTAAATTGTCGTTTTTCTGATTTGGAGAGGGATTTTATTAATACAAATAAAAAATCTTTTTGATGGTTAGCCATTGTAAAATATAATAATGTAATTTATTGATATTTAGATAGTTGATAGTGTTTAAATTGCGTTATGAACAGTATATTTTCATTATAATGAATTTCATACCTAAGTAATACAATATATGTTTGTTATCAGGATGTGAAATTACATTAAATATATTAAAATGAATAGAGAGAAAGTTCAAATTTTTGACACCACCTTAAGAGATGGCGAACAAGTCCCAGGATGTAAGTTAGATACAAAACAAAAGTTAGTGATAGCTGAGCGACTGGATGAAATGGGAGTTGATATCATTGAGGCTGGTTTTCCTGTGTCTAGCCCAGGAGATTTTTTATCAGTCTCTGAGATTTGCAAAATTGTAGAAAACGCTACTGTCTGTGGACTAACAAGAGCTGTAAAGAATGATATTGATGTTGCAGCTGCGGCACTAAAACATGCAAAGAAACCAAGAATCCATACTGGAATCGGAACCTCTGATTCACACATCCTCTATAAATTAAACACAACCAAAGAAGATATTATAGCAAGAGCAAAATTCGCAGTATCACATGCAAAATCTTATGTAGAAGATGTAGAATTTTATGCAGAAGATGCTGGAAGAACGGATAATGCATTCCTTGCAAAAGTTTGCGAAGAAGTAATCAAATCTGGTGCAACCGTACTTAACATTCCTGATACAACTGGATATTGCTTACCAGATGAATACGGTGCTAAAATTAAGTACTTAAGAGAAAACGTAAAAGGTATTGAGAATGTAATTCTTTCATGCCACTGTCATAATGATTTAGGAATGGCAACAGCAAACTCAATTGCAGGTGCTATAAACGGAGCAAGACAAATAGAATGTACTATTAATGGTATTGGAGAAAGAGCTGGTAATACTGCTCTAGAAGAAGTGGTGATGATATTTAAACAACATCCATATCTAAATCTAGATACAAACATTAATACACGTCAGTTAAACGAAATGAGTCGTTTGGTTTCTGAA
The nucleotide sequence above comes from Flavobacterium branchiarum. Encoded proteins:
- the hisA gene encoding 1-(5-phosphoribosyl)-5-[(5-phosphoribosylamino)methylideneamino]imidazole-4-carboxamide isomerase, with translation MRIIPAIDIIEGKCVRLSKGDYNTKIIYNENPLEVAKSFEAHGIEYLHLVDLDGAKSSQIVNYKILEQIATKTSLKIDFGGGLKSDTDLKIAFESGANQITGGSIAVKNRELFEKWIAEYGSDKIILGADANNEKVAVSGWLEDSDEDLIPFIQNYQSKGIQYVICTDIAKDGMLEGPSFDLYAKILEECNVKLSGIEIKLIASGGISTFDELPKLAELGCEGTIIGKAIYEGRISLKQLENYVLSSNY
- the hisF gene encoding imidazole glycerol phosphate synthase subunit HisF, with translation MLAKRIIPCLDIKNGRTVKGVNFVDLRDAGDPVELAKIYSDEGADELVFLDISATEERRKTLVDLVRKVASTINIPFTVGGGISSVEDVAILLNNGADKVSINSSAVKNPQLINDLAQKFGSQCVVVAIDAKQINGQWIVHLVGGKVPTELNLFDWAVEVAQRGAGEILFTSMDNDGTKNGFANEALTKLSELVNIPIIASGGAGNIQHFIDTFKEGKADAALAASVFHFKEIEIKTLKQTLKNNNIEIRI
- a CDS encoding M1 family metallopeptidase, which encodes MKKCFSAIFFAAFIFNYAGAQGLLNKSETTFTRQDTLRGSITKERAWWDLKYYHLDVKVNPKDSTITGSNTIRYTVLKDYNKMQIDLQQPMDIYKVIQDGKELKFEREGNAFFIQLIANQKVGEVKEVKVFFGGKPKVAVRPPWDGGITWRKDSNGNDFIASSCQGLGASVWWPNKDHMYDEVENMLISVNVPGHLTDVSNGRLQSIKKEKDGTKTFNWYVANPINNYGVNINIGDYVNFSEKYKGEKGDLDCNYYVLRENLAKAKIQFKDAPRMLKAFEHWFGPYPFYEDSYKLVEAPYLGMEHQSSVTYGNDYKNGYKGRDLSGTGWGLKFDFIIIHESGHEWFANNITYKDIADMWIHESFTNYSESLFVEYYYGKDAGAEYVRGCRKNINNDKPIIGNYDVNNEGSGDMYHKGANMLHTIRQIINNDEKWRGILRGLNSTFYHQTVTTEQVEGYINKEAGMNLTPVFNQYLRTTMVPTLEYFSVDNKLTYRWANAVAGFDMPIKVTLNGVETWLKPKTEWTNLKVNSKITDLKIDLNFYVAELNITK
- the hisB gene encoding bifunctional histidinol-phosphatase/imidazoleglycerol-phosphate dehydratase HisB, coding for MKKVLFIDRDGTMVLEPADYQLDSFEKLEFYPKAFQYLAKIATELDYELVMVTNQDGLGTESHPESTFWPTHNFILKAFENEGVVFDAVFIDKTFPHENAPTRKPRTGMLTQYLNNPAYDLENSFVLGDRLTDVELAKNLGSKAIFINTDEGLGSAEVASKREELDSVIALQTTDWKTIYEFLKLEARSASITRKTNETDIYINLNLDGTGKSKIETGIAFFDHMLDQIARHGQMDLEILVKGDLEVDEHHTIEDTAIALGEVFAKALGNKLGIERYGFCLPMDDCLSQVAIDFGGRNWLVWETEFKREMVGKMPTEMFFHFFKSFSDGAKANINIKAEGTNEHHKIEAIFKAFAKAIKVAVKRDTEKMILPSTKGML
- a CDS encoding carbohydrate-binding family 9-like protein, with amino-acid sequence MKLPRFFYVVCFCISFSSQSQTFPIHRIIHSLSIDGDLSDWKTPFIGPFVIHNSGLKATQETYVSLSWDNSNLYLAYNSKDSKIIGSAKKNDTQLFRTDDLVELFLDPDGDSQNYIEIGVNAFSSNYDMIIHCISPSCGGWDTDISLDILGMKTASKITTDGYDVEIMIPFSSLISIKDSGFVTPVVGTKWKGNLFRIDYGNKTEYQAISPYSGSEYGFHQPNQFKTFEFVE
- a CDS encoding 2-isopropylmalate synthase; the encoded protein is MNREKVQIFDTTLRDGEQVPGCKLDTKQKLVIAERLDEMGVDIIEAGFPVSSPGDFLSVSEICKIVENATVCGLTRAVKNDIDVAAAALKHAKKPRIHTGIGTSDSHILYKLNTTKEDIIARAKFAVSHAKSYVEDVEFYAEDAGRTDNAFLAKVCEEVIKSGATVLNIPDTTGYCLPDEYGAKIKYLRENVKGIENVILSCHCHNDLGMATANSIAGAINGARQIECTINGIGERAGNTALEEVVMIFKQHPYLNLDTNINTRQLNEMSRLVSESMGMMVQPNKAIVGANAFAHSSGIHQDGIIKNRATYEIMDPLDVGVNESSIILTARSGRAALAYRAKKVGYELTKVQLDIIYLEFLRFADIKKEVIDEDIHQIIEACKIETELVRS
- a CDS encoding four helix bundle protein, whose amino-acid sequence is MNENKDVIKSKSFSFAIRIVNFYKILNSRGEYVMSKQILRSGTSIGANIREAKNAESKADFIHKMGISQKEADETLYWLELLHATDYISQEEFLSMNNDGIEVLKLVKSIIISAKSNLKKT
- the hisH gene encoding imidazole glycerol phosphate synthase subunit HisH: MNKNKTESVSTPPSGAGGIVIINYGAGNIQSIIFAIERLGFKAVLSNNPDEILGADKVIFPGVGEASSAMKMLIESGLDTLVPKLKQPVLGICLGMQLMCKSTEEGSTSGLGIFDVDVIKFTPAVKVPQMGWNTIYNLQSPLFTGISENEYMYLVHSFYAPLCKEAIATTNYEVEYASALQKNNFYGTQFHPEKSGDVGEKILGNFLKIPLAPKGRTQ
- the hisIE gene encoding bifunctional phosphoribosyl-AMP cyclohydrolase/phosphoribosyl-ATP diphosphatase HisIE, with translation MNIDFSKNNDGLIPAIIQDSETKNVLMLGYMNEEAYQKTIETQKVTFYSRTKKRLWTKGEESGNFLHLKSIKNDCDNDTLLILVQPEGPTCHTGADTCWQEENKQDYGFISNLENTIKSRRENADSEKSYVASLFKLGINKIAQKVGEEAVEVVIEAKDDNDDLFLSESADLLFHYLILLQAKGFQLNDVVDVLKNRQK